The Methanofervidicoccus abyssi genome includes a region encoding these proteins:
- the surE gene encoding 5'/3'-nucleotidase SurE → MDILLVNDDGIYSNGLLALKSVLSEELDAKVTIVAPTNQQSGIGRAISLFVPLRITKTKLADGDYGYAVSGTPTDCVILGIYKILKKVPDIVISGINVGENLGTEITTSGTLGAAFEGAHHGAKALACSLQITKDHLKFKEGEIPIDFITPSKIVVKVVKKYFENDFPCDVINLNIPENATENTPIEITRLGRKMYTTRIEEREDPRGREYYWIGGDPVEDDEEGTDVYVLRKKRHISLTPLTLDTTIKNLEDFKRKYERILNFP, encoded by the coding sequence ATGGATATACTCTTAGTTAACGACGATGGTATATATTCTAACGGTTTATTGGCCTTAAAGTCTGTATTATCTGAGGAGTTAGATGCCAAGGTTACTATAGTGGCACCTACAAATCAGCAGAGTGGTATAGGTAGGGCTATAAGTCTCTTTGTACCTCTAAGAATTACCAAAACAAAACTGGCAGATGGGGATTATGGGTATGCAGTATCAGGTACCCCTACAGACTGTGTCATTTTAGGTATCTACAAGATATTGAAGAAGGTGCCAGATATAGTTATCTCGGGTATAAACGTGGGGGAAAACTTAGGTACAGAAATAACAACTTCGGGGACCTTAGGGGCTGCATTTGAAGGGGCCCACCATGGGGCAAAGGCATTGGCATGCTCTCTCCAGATTACAAAAGACCATCTAAAGTTTAAAGAGGGAGAGATACCAATAGATTTTATAACTCCCTCTAAGATAGTGGTTAAAGTAGTTAAAAAGTACTTTGAAAATGACTTCCCCTGTGATGTGATAAACCTAAATATTCCAGAGAACGCTACTGAAAATACACCTATTGAGATCACAAGGTTGGGAAGGAAGATGTATACCACACGTATAGAGGAGAGGGAAGATCCTAGAGGTAGAGAGTACTACTGGATAGGAGGAGATCCTGTAGAAGATGACGAAGAAGGTACAGATGTCTATGTTTTAAGGAAGAAGAGGCATATATCATTAACTCCCCTAACCTTAGATACCACAATAAAGAATCTTGAAGATTTTAAAAGAAAGTACGAAAGAATATTAAACTTCCCGTAG